In Bacteroidota bacterium, one genomic interval encodes:
- a CDS encoding DUF3108 domain-containing protein, whose protein sequence is MKKLLLISGLLVVAATSAVAQTASYRKVNNTAFKRGEELKFRLHYGAVNAGEAVVKVDESRKMIAGRPTLHIVANGYSKGAFDWFFRVRDYFESYVDEEALIPWLFMRRCDEGGFKITQNQTFNHQLGQVNSSGKMMTVPKNIQDMVSSFFFARTMDYSKAKKGDLFEVKTFMDDEVWDLKIKFIGRETIKTDLGNIACMKFVPVVQKGRVFKKEDDLHIWISDDANKIPVRVEAQILVGSVKMDITSAKGLAVPLKTTK, encoded by the coding sequence ATGAAAAAGCTTCTTCTCATCTCCGGTTTGCTGGTCGTTGCGGCCACCTCGGCCGTGGCGCAGACTGCAAGCTACCGCAAGGTAAATAACACCGCTTTTAAACGCGGCGAAGAACTTAAATTCCGCTTGCACTACGGTGCGGTAAACGCCGGTGAGGCGGTGGTAAAAGTGGATGAATCGCGCAAGATGATTGCCGGCCGTCCTACCCTGCACATTGTGGCCAATGGTTATTCCAAAGGCGCATTCGACTGGTTTTTCCGCGTGCGCGATTATTTTGAGTCGTATGTGGATGAGGAAGCACTCATTCCCTGGCTGTTTATGCGCCGATGCGACGAGGGTGGTTTTAAAATTACCCAGAATCAGACCTTTAACCACCAGCTTGGTCAGGTTAATTCGAGCGGTAAAATGATGACCGTGCCCAAGAATATTCAGGATATGGTTTCGTCGTTCTTTTTTGCCCGGACCATGGATTATTCAAAAGCCAAAAAAGGTGATTTGTTTGAGGTGAAAACCTTTATGGACGATGAAGTGTGGGATTTGAAAATCAAATTTATAGGCCGCGAAACCATTAAGACCGACCTTGGAAACATTGCCTGCATGAAGTTTGTGCCGGTAGTACAAAAAGGCCGCGTGTTTAAGAAAGAAGATGATCTGCACATCTGGATTTCTGACGATGCCAATAAAATTCCGGTACGCGTGGAAGCGCAGATTCTGGTAGGCTCGGTAAAAATGGACATTACCAGCGCCAAAGGTCTGGCCGTGCCGTTGAAAACCACGAAGTAA
- a CDS encoding tryptophan 2,3-dioxygenase, with amino-acid sequence MPEFSEKTLSLLQQLQEKLAKDGQSLDTYLEGYCYNTHLSYWDYIELDTLLSLQKPRTTYPDEHIFIMYHQVTELYFKLCLHEYGQLREKGRNGELNGKFLRERAARITSYFDALIFSFRIMREGMEYEQFTRYRLSLTPASGFQSAQYRFIEICSTDFANLVSDSEREALRHKPLAEQAAKAYWRYGSTNEDGTPTLTLRMFLEKYSQHFYELADENKDTNLAALYRSLPETEKTDELKDVLRKLDRNVNVNWKLQHFHSSTRYLTGKQPGQDVPATGGTNWGKYLPPKFQRIIFFPELWTAEEIERWGMQWDDSASNLEKDRSMR; translated from the coding sequence ATGCCCGAATTTTCAGAGAAAACGCTTTCGCTGCTTCAGCAATTGCAGGAAAAGCTGGCGAAAGATGGTCAAAGCCTCGATACTTATCTCGAAGGTTATTGCTACAATACACACCTCAGCTACTGGGATTACATAGAACTTGATACGCTGCTGAGCTTGCAGAAGCCGCGCACCACCTATCCTGATGAGCACATTTTCATTATGTATCATCAGGTAACTGAATTGTATTTCAAACTCTGTTTGCACGAATACGGCCAGCTGCGCGAGAAAGGGCGCAACGGCGAACTCAACGGTAAGTTTCTGCGCGAACGTGCGGCACGTATTACCAGTTATTTCGATGCGCTCATTTTCTCGTTCCGCATTATGCGCGAGGGCATGGAGTATGAACAGTTTACCAGATACCGCCTTTCGCTCACTCCCGCAAGCGGCTTCCAGTCGGCGCAATACCGCTTCATTGAAATCTGTTCTACCGATTTTGCCAACCTGGTAAGCGATTCGGAGCGGGAGGCCCTGCGCCACAAACCGCTTGCCGAACAGGCCGCAAAAGCATACTGGCGCTATGGCTCTACCAACGAAGACGGTACGCCCACACTTACGCTGCGCATGTTTCTCGAAAAATACAGCCAGCACTTTTACGAACTTGCCGACGAGAACAAAGACACCAACCTGGCCGCACTCTACCGCAGCCTGCCCGAAACCGAGAAAACCGACGAACTGAAAGACGTTCTCCGCAAACTGGACCGGAATGTAAACGTAAACTGGAAACTCCAGCATTTCCACTCGTCCACACGCTACCTCACCGGCAAACAGCCCGGGCAGGATGTACCCGCCACCGGCGGCACCAACTGGGGCAAATACCTCCCGCCCAAATTCCAGCGCATCATCTTCTTCCCCGAACTCTGGACCGCCGAAGAAATTGAACGCTGGGGCATGCAGTGGGACGACAGTGCCTCCAATCTGGAGAAGGACCGGAGCATGCGCTGA
- a CDS encoding T9SS type A sorting domain-containing protein, translating into MKKQLLILFLCLFAGVINAQRWTPVMLNDTFHYQKDGDAEISGSFFPVSYAASNGDTTFTFNKTGCINCLTFTSGPSCDSCYGLQNLPAVVAGYSIQKAVNGICTFTGSDTRILQTLAEVGDSWTFASTPAVTAQVISKTQTTILGQPDSVKTVLLSTGDTVVWSATHGIVQWPAAFASGQYYRLKGIENRNLGHQMLTMFDYYDFQTGDVFQYYGFSFEPGSGQLITAWSKYTVLQRQNYSDSIVYTYEVYHSSRSQQAAQMNIPPTYSNTYNPGFVNVITNCASHHLNQPNHSLIEPRFFNSYSYYPQRYWGCGDTMSGGGVNEWQYFHDSLNNPGAFFGEYSMSGGPVAWFPLSSTSDTLYGIEPFSQNIPQWPIFNMAIYARYVKGLGMIEANWDQLFEYSRYELLMGYVKNGDTVGTVYPDTYFNLSTPENQLLAVRSFPNPANESLRIELEQPSGTARIELLNLQGEVVEQFATTNTTHTLSTASIPSGTYLLRVSNDTGVRVQRVVIVH; encoded by the coding sequence ATGAAAAAACAACTACTCATTCTCTTCCTGTGTTTGTTTGCCGGAGTAATCAACGCCCAGCGCTGGACACCGGTAATGCTTAACGACACGTTTCATTACCAGAAAGACGGTGATGCCGAAATCAGCGGCTCATTCTTCCCGGTAAGCTACGCCGCAAGCAATGGCGATACCACATTTACGTTTAACAAAACCGGTTGTATAAACTGCCTTACGTTTACAAGCGGCCCGTCGTGCGATTCGTGCTACGGGCTTCAGAATCTTCCGGCAGTTGTAGCTGGTTATTCCATCCAGAAAGCAGTTAACGGTATTTGCACATTTACCGGAAGTGATACACGCATCCTGCAAACCCTTGCTGAAGTGGGCGATAGCTGGACGTTTGCTTCTACGCCTGCTGTAACGGCGCAGGTAATAAGCAAAACACAAACAACCATATTGGGGCAGCCCGACTCGGTAAAAACAGTCCTGCTTTCTACCGGCGATACGGTGGTGTGGTCGGCCACGCATGGTATTGTGCAGTGGCCGGCAGCTTTTGCATCAGGGCAATATTACCGGCTGAAAGGCATTGAAAACCGTAATCTCGGGCACCAGATGCTTACCATGTTTGATTACTACGATTTTCAGACAGGAGATGTGTTTCAGTATTATGGCTTTTCATTCGAACCCGGTTCAGGGCAACTCATTACCGCATGGTCAAAATACACCGTGCTGCAGCGGCAGAATTATTCCGACAGCATTGTATATACGTATGAAGTATATCACAGCAGCCGTTCACAGCAAGCTGCGCAAATGAATATACCGCCCACCTATTCGAATACGTATAATCCCGGATTCGTAAATGTGATTACAAATTGCGCGTCACATCATCTTAATCAGCCCAATCATTCATTAATTGAACCCCGGTTTTTTAATTCATACTCCTATTACCCGCAACGCTATTGGGGTTGCGGTGATACAATGAGCGGAGGAGGAGTAAATGAATGGCAATATTTTCACGACTCACTCAATAACCCCGGAGCCTTCTTCGGAGAATATTCGATGAGTGGTGGTCCTGTTGCATGGTTTCCGCTCAGCAGTACATCTGATACATTATATGGTATTGAGCCATTTTCGCAAAATATACCGCAGTGGCCTATATTTAATATGGCTATTTATGCCCGTTATGTAAAAGGACTTGGGATGATTGAAGCCAACTGGGATCAGCTGTTCGAGTACTCACGTTATGAATTGCTGATGGGGTATGTGAAAAACGGCGATACGGTAGGTACAGTTTATCCGGATACCTATTTCAATCTCAGCACGCCCGAAAATCAGTTGCTTGCTGTACGCAGTTTCCCCAACCCCGCCAACGAATCACTCCGTATTGAACTTGAACAACCAAGCGGCACAGCCCGCATTGAACTGCTCAACCTGCAGGGCGAAGTGGTGGAGCAATTCGCCACAACGAATACCACGCACACACTTTCTACTGCATCAATTCCTTCGGGTACGTATTTGCTGCGTGTAAGCAATGACACCGGCGTGCGTGTGCAGCGTGTAGTAATTGTGCATTGA
- the accC gene encoding acetyl-CoA carboxylase biotin carboxylase subunit: MFKKILVANRGEIALRIIRTCREMGIKTVAVYSTADKDSLHVKFADEAVCIGPPPSKDSYLNIPNIIAAAEITNADAIHPGYGFLSENSKFSRICQEHKIKFIGATPEQIDAMGDKSSAKDTMKKAGVPCIPGSEGLLTDLEDAKKNALEIGYPVIIKATAGGGGRGMRIIWEESQLEANFESASKEAEAAFGNGALYMEKYIEEPRHIEIQIAGDQYGKVCHLSERDCSIQRRHQKLAEETPSPFMTDELRERMGDAAIKAGAAVAYEGVGTVEFLVDKHRNFYFMEMNTRIQVEHPITEEVIDYDLIREQILIASGVPISGKNYYPQLHAIECRINAEDPFNGFRPSPGKITVLHTPGGHGVRVDSHIYAGYTIPPNYDSMVAKLITMAQTREEAIAKMRRALSEFVVEGVKTTIPFHLRLMNDENFIKGNYTTKFLESFDLSE; encoded by the coding sequence ATGTTCAAGAAGATACTCGTGGCCAACCGCGGCGAAATTGCCCTGCGCATTATCCGCACCTGCCGCGAAATGGGCATCAAAACCGTTGCCGTTTACTCCACTGCCGATAAAGACTCGCTGCACGTGAAATTTGCCGATGAGGCTGTGTGCATCGGGCCTCCGCCCAGCAAAGACTCCTATCTCAACATCCCCAATATTATTGCGGCTGCCGAGATTACCAATGCCGACGCCATTCACCCCGGCTACGGATTTTTGTCGGAAAACTCCAAGTTCTCCCGCATCTGTCAGGAGCATAAAATCAAGTTCATTGGCGCAACCCCTGAGCAGATTGATGCCATGGGCGATAAATCGAGCGCCAAAGATACCATGAAGAAAGCCGGCGTGCCCTGCATTCCCGGCAGTGAAGGCCTCCTGACCGATCTGGAAGATGCCAAGAAAAATGCCCTAGAAATCGGCTACCCCGTTATCATCAAGGCTACAGCCGGTGGCGGCGGACGTGGTATGCGCATTATCTGGGAAGAAAGCCAGCTCGAAGCCAACTTCGAATCGGCCAGCAAGGAAGCAGAAGCCGCCTTCGGAAACGGCGCGCTCTACATGGAAAAATACATTGAAGAGCCCCGCCACATCGAAATTCAGATTGCCGGCGACCAATACGGCAAAGTGTGCCACCTGAGCGAACGCGATTGCTCCATTCAGCGCCGCCACCAGAAACTGGCCGAGGAAACGCCCTCGCCGTTTATGACCGACGAACTGCGTGAACGCATGGGCGATGCCGCCATCAAAGCCGGCGCTGCCGTGGCCTACGAAGGCGTGGGTACAGTGGAATTTTTGGTTGACAAACACCGGAATTTCTACTTCATGGAAATGAACACCCGCATTCAGGTAGAGCACCCGATTACCGAAGAGGTTATCGACTACGACCTGATCCGCGAGCAGATTCTTATTGCTTCGGGTGTACCCATTTCGGGCAAAAATTATTACCCGCAGCTGCACGCCATCGAATGCCGCATCAACGCCGAAGATCCGTTCAACGGCTTCCGTCCTTCACCCGGTAAAATTACCGTGCTGCACACACCCGGTGGCCACGGCGTTCGCGTTGATTCGCACATCTACGCCGGCTACACAATTCCGCCTAACTACGATTCAATGGTGGCCAAGCTCATTACCATGGCACAAACCCGCGAGGAAGCCATCGCCAAAATGCGCCGCGCCCTCAGCGAGTTTGTAGTAGAAGGTGTAAAAACCACCATCCCGTTCCACCTGCGTTTGATGAACGACGAAAACTTCATCAAAGGCAACTACACCACCAAATTCCTTGAATCATTTGATTTGAGCGAGTAA
- the accB gene encoding acetyl-CoA carboxylase biotin carboxyl carrier protein gives MKLNEIQDLIKFVAKSGVSEVELETTDIKIVIKTTSGKSAKDVPVVYQQAMPVVQAAPAAQVVTASPAAETTAPAAKPAAAESANTVTIKSPMIGTFYRSPGPDKPMFVNVGDEIKPGKVTCIIEAMKLFNEIESEISGRIVKVLVDDASPVEYDQPLFLVELA, from the coding sequence ATGAAACTGAATGAAATCCAGGACTTGATCAAGTTCGTGGCCAAATCAGGGGTCAGCGAAGTTGAACTGGAAACCACTGACATTAAGATCGTGATTAAGACCACGAGCGGCAAATCGGCCAAAGATGTTCCGGTGGTATATCAGCAGGCTATGCCCGTAGTACAGGCTGCTCCGGCCGCTCAAGTAGTTACAGCTTCACCAGCTGCCGAAACCACTGCCCCGGCCGCCAAACCCGCAGCTGCCGAGTCGGCCAATACAGTTACCATAAAATCGCCCATGATTGGTACGTTCTACCGCTCACCGGGTCCCGATAAGCCGATGTTTGTAAACGTAGGCGACGAAATCAAACCGGGTAAGGTAACCTGCATCATCGAAGCCATGAAGCTGTTCAACGAAATCGAAAGCGAAATCAGCGGCCGCATTGTAAAAGTGCTGGTTGACGATGCTTCGCCGGTGGAGTATGATCAGCCCCTGTTCCTTGTAGAGCTGGCCTAA
- a CDS encoding ketoacyl-ACP synthase III, which translates to MKIRAAITGVGGYVPPTVLSNQDLEKMVDTTDEWIMARTGIRERRILRGEGQGNSVMIIEAVKQLLERKNLDPLDVDMLIVGTVTPDHVFPATSNIVTAALGMKNAWGFDLSAACSGFLYSLATGAQFIETGRYKKVIVVGADKMSAIIDYTDRTTCVIFGDGAGAVLLEPSEDENGIQDFMLHADGNGCQHLHMKAGGSAYPPTAETVEKKMHYVYQEGQAVYKHAVYNMAEVSANIMERNNLKSDDVAYLLAHQANKRIIDATANRMGIGGDKVLMNIERYGNTTSGTIPLLMWDYEKQLKKGDNIILSAFGGGFTWGAIYLRWSYDTN; encoded by the coding sequence ATGAAAATCAGAGCTGCCATCACAGGTGTAGGCGGATACGTTCCCCCTACGGTTCTCTCCAACCAAGACCTCGAAAAGATGGTGGACACCACCGACGAGTGGATCATGGCCCGCACCGGAATACGCGAACGACGTATTCTGCGTGGCGAAGGGCAGGGCAATTCGGTAATGATTATTGAGGCCGTAAAACAGCTTCTGGAGCGCAAAAACCTCGATCCGCTCGACGTGGACATGCTTATTGTGGGCACCGTTACGCCCGACCATGTGTTTCCTGCCACTTCAAACATTGTAACCGCAGCACTGGGCATGAAAAATGCCTGGGGCTTCGATCTCTCGGCGGCCTGCTCGGGTTTTCTTTACTCGCTGGCTACCGGGGCGCAGTTTATTGAAACCGGACGCTACAAAAAAGTAATCGTAGTAGGCGCCGATAAAATGTCGGCCATTATTGACTATACCGACCGAACCACCTGTGTTATTTTTGGCGATGGCGCGGGCGCAGTTTTGCTGGAGCCTTCGGAAGACGAAAACGGCATTCAGGATTTCATGCTGCATGCCGATGGAAACGGCTGTCAGCACCTGCACATGAAAGCCGGCGGCTCTGCTTATCCGCCAACTGCCGAAACGGTAGAGAAGAAAATGCACTACGTGTATCAGGAAGGACAGGCTGTGTATAAGCACGCAGTGTATAATATGGCAGAAGTTTCGGCCAATATCATGGAACGAAACAACCTGAAATCAGACGATGTGGCTTACCTGCTGGCGCATCAGGCCAACAAACGCATCATTGACGCCACCGCAAACCGTATGGGCATTGGCGGCGACAAAGTGCTGATGAACATTGAACGTTATGGCAATACCACATCCGGCACCATTCCGCTGCTGATGTGGGATTACGAAAAGCAACTGAAAAAGGGCGATAATATTATTCTTTCGGCCTTTGGCGGCGGCTTTACCTGGGGCGCCATTTACCTGCGCTGGTCATACGACACGAATTAA
- the plsX gene encoding phosphate acyltransferase PlsX yields MKIGIDISGGDFAPEAPLAGVALAYDALPAGVRLVLIGDQEQIANGLAAIQFDAGRVDIVHAPEVIGMDEHPVKAFSQKPNSTISVGYKLLKEGRLDAFASCGNTGAMLVGAMYTVKAISGVIRPCITTALPKEEGGFNLLLDVGSNADCKPDVLYQFGILGKLYAQHVFGITDPKVGLLNIGEEAEKGNLVSQATHTLMKDSRDFTFTGNVEGRDLFSDKADVIVCEGFTGNVVLKFAESFYSAIRKRHIDDPYFNRFNYEIYGGTPILGINGNAIIGHGISSPEAIKNMLLLARDVAEAKLPEKIKQAF; encoded by the coding sequence ATGAAAATCGGGATTGACATCTCAGGTGGCGATTTCGCACCCGAGGCTCCGCTTGCGGGTGTCGCCCTTGCCTACGATGCGCTGCCTGCCGGCGTGCGTCTGGTACTGATCGGCGATCAGGAACAGATTGCAAACGGGCTGGCAGCCATTCAGTTCGACGCTGGCCGCGTGGATATTGTACACGCGCCGGAAGTCATTGGCATGGACGAACATCCTGTAAAGGCTTTTTCTCAAAAGCCCAACTCTACTATTTCAGTAGGGTATAAGCTTTTGAAGGAAGGCCGTCTCGATGCGTTTGCAAGTTGTGGCAACACCGGCGCCATGCTGGTGGGCGCCATGTACACCGTAAAAGCAATTTCGGGCGTAATTCGTCCGTGCATTACAACCGCCCTTCCAAAAGAAGAAGGCGGTTTTAATTTGCTCCTTGATGTAGGCAGCAATGCCGATTGCAAGCCCGATGTGCTTTACCAGTTTGGCATTCTGGGCAAACTTTACGCCCAGCACGTGTTTGGCATTACCGACCCGAAAGTGGGCCTGCTCAACATTGGCGAGGAAGCCGAAAAAGGCAACCTTGTAAGCCAGGCCACACACACGCTCATGAAAGACAGCCGCGACTTTACCTTCACCGGAAACGTAGAAGGCCGCGACCTGTTCAGCGATAAGGCTGATGTGATTGTGTGTGAAGGATTTACCGGAAACGTGGTACTGAAATTTGCCGAATCGTTCTATTCGGCCATCCGCAAACGGCACATCGACGATCCCTACTTCAACCGCTTTAATTACGAAATTTACGGCGGTACACCCATTCTGGGGATTAACGGAAACGCCATTATCGGACATGGCATTTCGAGCCCGGAAGCCATTAAAAACATGTTGCTTCTGGCCCGCGACGTGGCCGAAGCCAAACTCCCCGAAAAAATCAAACAAGCCTTCTGA
- the rpmF gene encoding 50S ribosomal protein L32, protein MPNPKKRHSKSRRDKRRTHYKADAPNVSTCSVTGEAHLWHRAYWHDGALYYKGKMVMEKKD, encoded by the coding sequence ATGCCGAATCCAAAGAAGCGCCATTCCAAGAGCCGCCGCGACAAGCGTCGCACTCACTATAAGGCTGATGCTCCGAACGTATCGACCTGCTCTGTGACCGGAGAAGCTCACCTCTGGCACCGTGCCTACTGGCACGATGGCGCCCTCTACTACAAGGGCAAAATGGTGATGGAGAAGAAGGACTAA
- a CDS encoding DUF177 domain-containing protein — protein sequence MKALKEYEIPFSGLKDGSHSYTFELTRTFFEAFPYGEIENGKVDAQLELFKRPDMLTLDFSLKGVAELLCDRCGELYNQPIQGKRQLVVNLNADSYNDEDDLITLPASAHSIDTAHWFYEFVMLLLPARRVHPDNADGTSGCDPEMLARINELAAPEPTDPGEEETDPRWDALKNLKFD from the coding sequence ATGAAAGCACTGAAAGAATATGAAATACCTTTTTCAGGGTTAAAAGATGGCAGCCACAGCTATACGTTCGAACTCACGCGCACGTTCTTTGAAGCGTTCCCGTATGGCGAAATTGAAAACGGAAAAGTGGATGCACAACTGGAGTTGTTCAAACGCCCGGATATGCTTACGCTCGACTTTTCACTGAAAGGTGTGGCCGAGCTGCTTTGCGACCGTTGCGGCGAGCTGTACAACCAGCCCATACAAGGCAAACGACAGCTTGTGGTAAACCTGAATGCCGACAGCTATAACGATGAGGACGACCTCATTACGCTTCCGGCTTCCGCACACAGCATTGATACCGCTCATTGGTTTTATGAGTTTGTAATGCTGCTGCTGCCCGCACGACGTGTGCATCCTGATAATGCCGACGGCACAAGCGGTTGCGATCCGGAAATGCTGGCCCGTATAAACGAACTGGCCGCACCCGAACCAACCGACCCGGGCGAGGAAGAGACCGACCCGCGCTGGGACGCCCTCAAAAACCTGAAATTCGATTAA
- the pdxA gene encoding 4-hydroxythreonine-4-phosphate dehydrogenase PdxA, which yields MNEHKLRIGITLGDPHGIGPEVVMKALHDQALLDLCTPVIFGNGKVLNTHRKAIGMEEFNVNVVRDPDNLHQRRVNLWSTGEEEFQPEFGKPSPAAGQMALRALQTACDALQNGKIDALVTGPIDKHTIQSAEFAFAGHTEYLQQRFGAGQSLMLLVHDDLRVGLVTGHVPVDRVAALVTAESITQKVKLMLKSLTEDFGIRKPRIAVLGLNPHAGDNGTIGSHEQQTIIPAIEALRGENHLVFGPYPADGFFGAGQWKQFDAVLAMYHDQGLAPFKALAFTAGVNFTAGLPVVRTSPDHGTAYDIAGKNLADETSTRQAIYLAIDVYRARRGWAALNANPLKTQPMRSRDRDRDR from the coding sequence ATGAACGAACATAAACTCAGAATTGGCATTACCCTCGGCGATCCGCACGGTATTGGCCCTGAAGTAGTAATGAAAGCATTGCACGATCAGGCCCTGCTTGATTTGTGTACGCCGGTAATTTTTGGCAATGGCAAAGTGCTCAACACGCACCGGAAAGCCATTGGCATGGAGGAATTTAACGTAAACGTGGTGCGCGATCCCGACAACCTGCACCAGCGCCGCGTAAACCTCTGGAGCACCGGCGAAGAAGAGTTTCAGCCCGAATTCGGCAAGCCTTCGCCGGCGGCGGGGCAAATGGCCTTACGCGCCCTGCAAACAGCCTGCGATGCCCTGCAGAACGGCAAAATTGATGCGCTCGTAACCGGGCCCATCGACAAGCACACCATCCAGTCGGCAGAGTTTGCTTTTGCCGGGCACACCGAATACCTGCAGCAACGTTTCGGCGCAGGGCAGTCGCTCATGCTGCTTGTGCACGACGATTTGCGCGTGGGACTGGTTACCGGGCATGTGCCGGTTGACCGTGTGGCGGCGCTGGTCACAGCCGAAAGCATTACACAGAAAGTAAAACTCATGCTGAAATCGCTCACCGAAGATTTCGGCATCCGCAAGCCGCGCATTGCCGTGCTGGGCTTAAACCCGCATGCCGGCGACAACGGCACCATTGGCAGCCACGAGCAGCAAACCATCATTCCGGCCATTGAAGCCCTGCGCGGCGAAAATCACCTCGTTTTCGGCCCCTACCCGGCCGACGGTTTTTTTGGCGCCGGGCAGTGGAAGCAGTTTGACGCCGTGCTGGCCATGTACCACGATCAGGGGCTGGCACCATTTAAGGCACTGGCGTTTACGGCCGGGGTAAATTTCACGGCCGGGCTTCCGGTTGTGCGCACCTCGCCCGACCACGGCACAGCCTACGATATTGCCGGCAAAAACCTGGCCGACGAAACATCCACGCGGCAGGCTATTTACCTGGCCATAGACGTGTACCGCGCACGCCGGGGCTGGGCCGCACTGAACGCGAACCCGCTTAAAACACAGCCCATGCGCTCACGCGATCGTGACCGCGACCGGTAG
- a CDS encoding leucyl aminopeptidase codes for MIVPELTDAPNAAKAAIWLISKAADISRIGLNKAETEFIRQSLTGDRRQAFLTGPGRMLAVLLKDHKEQPGRNAENLRKAAAQLTTWCNEQKLTTIQLCDTTDNAHDLLAFAEGMLLANYQFLKYRKNPAKEANPLSKLTIASRTVTAADIQHLHIACEATCRARDLVNEPLSTLDATALARTFKQYGRDAGFSVEILNRAKIESLKMGGLLAVNAGSERPPTFTIMEYKPAKARNKKPVILVGKGVVFDTGGYNIKVGNHMETMKCDMAGAAAVGATLWAVAKAKLPVHVIGLVPATDNMINGSGFVAGDVLTMYNGLTVEVLNTDAEGRLILADALSYGEKFSPELVIDLATLTGAAAAAIGPVGIVCMGTASEKTKDALKASGTRVHERLAEFPFWDEYDEMIKSDVAEIKNIGSAYAGAITAGKFLSHFVKAPWMHFDIAGPAFLSSKDAYRPKGGTGSGVRLLFDFFKNYTGA; via the coding sequence ATGATCGTTCCCGAGTTAACTGATGCGCCGAATGCTGCAAAAGCCGCTATCTGGCTCATCAGCAAAGCCGCCGATATATCCCGCATCGGTTTAAACAAAGCCGAAACCGAATTCATTCGGCAATCGCTCACCGGCGACCGCCGTCAGGCTTTCCTCACCGGCCCCGGGCGTATGCTTGCCGTGCTGCTGAAAGACCATAAAGAGCAGCCCGGCCGCAATGCCGAAAACCTGCGAAAAGCCGCCGCACAACTCACCACCTGGTGCAACGAGCAGAAACTGACCACCATACAACTGTGCGACACAACCGACAATGCGCACGATCTCCTGGCTTTTGCCGAAGGTATGCTGCTGGCCAACTACCAGTTTCTGAAATACCGCAAAAACCCCGCGAAAGAGGCCAATCCGCTGAGCAAACTCACTATTGCCTCGCGCACCGTAACCGCAGCCGACATTCAGCACCTGCATATTGCCTGCGAGGCCACCTGCCGCGCCCGCGATCTGGTAAACGAGCCGCTAAGTACACTTGATGCCACAGCCCTTGCCCGCACCTTTAAACAATATGGCCGCGATGCCGGGTTCAGTGTCGAAATCCTCAACCGCGCCAAAATCGAATCGCTCAAAATGGGCGGACTGCTGGCCGTAAACGCCGGCAGCGAACGCCCGCCCACATTTACCATAATGGAATATAAGCCCGCCAAAGCCCGCAACAAAAAGCCGGTTATTCTGGTGGGCAAAGGCGTGGTGTTCGACACCGGCGGCTACAATATTAAGGTGGGCAACCACATGGAGACCATGAAGTGCGATATGGCCGGGGCTGCAGCCGTGGGCGCTACGCTGTGGGCGGTGGCTAAAGCCAAATTGCCTGTGCATGTAATTGGTTTAGTGCCCGCTACCGACAATATGATTAACGGATCGGGCTTTGTGGCGGGCGATGTACTTACTATGTACAACGGCCTCACGGTGGAAGTACTCAACACCGATGCCGAAGGCCGCCTCATTCTGGCCGACGCGCTCAGCTATGGCGAAAAATTTTCGCCCGAACTGGTTATCGACCTCGCCACACTTACCGGCGCGGCCGCCGCGGCCATTGGCCCCGTGGGCATTGTGTGCATGGGCACGGCTTCCGAAAAAACCAAAGACGCCCTCAAAGCCAGCGGCACACGCGTACACGAACGCCTGGCCGAGTTTCCGTTCTGGGATGAATATGACGAGATGATTAAGTCTGATGTGGCCGAAATCAAAAACATCGGTTCGGCCTACGCGGGCGCCATTACAGCCGGGAAATTCCTCAGCCACTTTGTGAAAGCGCCGTGGATGCACTTTGACATTGCCGGCCCGGCATTTCTGAGCAGCAAGGATGCCTACCGCCCAAAAGGCGGCACCGGCAGCGGCGTGCGCCTGCTTTTCGACTTCTTTAAAAACTACACCGGCGCATGA